One window of Pectobacterium carotovorum genomic DNA carries:
- a CDS encoding type I toxin-antitoxin system SymE family toxin has translation MAERDSKSEPRATEVKEPQRHYTVGYAPNGGKKPPSPQLKLSGKWLEELGFNTGRSVIVTVERGRLVIETELRF, from the coding sequence ATGGCTGAACGCGATTCTAAGTCAGAACCCCGCGCAACTGAAGTAAAAGAGCCACAACGGCATTACACTGTCGGTTACGCCCCCAACGGCGGTAAAAAACCGCCCAGCCCACAGCTTAAACTCAGCGGCAAGTGGCTGGAAGAACTCGGTTTTAATACCGGACGGTCCGTTATCGTCACTGTTGAGCGCGGGCGGCTGGTGATTGAGACTGAGCTAAGGTTCTGA
- a CDS encoding DUF2247 family protein, which translates to MTDKLFLMANQMKLVDWGMIFLGACGIVSGKLSASEISSFACNELAKTDGVKDILLTAISEVAFCSEITDEMMDYLRFICDEENIDLKLSSRKWRYLALCLTMQELPGDCVYGLLKLNEFWRLWGEDAETPNIIQGVGNNISPTEYYTDEQYKLVIKHHQEWLKKENQELLND; encoded by the coding sequence ATGACAGATAAACTATTTTTAATGGCCAACCAGATGAAGCTGGTCGATTGGGGGATGATTTTCCTTGGTGCTTGCGGGATAGTATCAGGCAAGCTATCTGCTTCAGAAATTAGCAGTTTTGCATGTAATGAACTTGCAAAAACCGATGGCGTGAAAGATATTTTATTGACGGCAATATCTGAAGTGGCTTTTTGTTCTGAGATTACTGATGAGATGATGGATTACTTAAGATTTATATGTGATGAAGAAAATATAGATCTCAAGTTATCCAGCAGGAAATGGAGATACCTTGCGCTATGCCTAACGATGCAGGAATTGCCTGGTGACTGTGTATATGGTCTTCTAAAACTGAATGAGTTTTGGCGATTATGGGGAGAGGATGCAGAAACGCCAAATATAATACAAGGTGTTGGAAATAACATATCACCTACAGAATATTATACTGATGAACAATATAAATTAGTCATTAAGCATCATCAAGAATGGCTGAAAAAAGAAAATCAGGAACTGCTAAATGATTAA
- a CDS encoding VENN motif pre-toxin domain-containing protein: MLLRDTAKQVQDITTLSRDVEHANNALSPIFNKEKEQKRLKQAQLIGEIGAQVMDIVRTEGELKAQKAAEAKGDSKVKRPEDGDSVAMWEDYKKTLTESPTYKAEMQKYGTGSDFQRAAQAATAAIQALAGGDIQKAIASGASPYLAQLVKDVTIPKDESKITASDIAANAMAHAVVGAVVAQLSGQDAAAGAMGASSGELIARAIMAKVYPGKTTNDLTEEEKQSVSALSTLASGLASNSTASAASGAQSGRNAVENNALSGDKARQSVKESAEWWKNQVRDKLGEGTASSVANGIINAIADSGDATLGSADYVADAAMALASCAAGDGYCSTALNDLSGKNQAVADSVKALMKSETWSAVADTIKQASEGNQAALEATGGMLAGIMLPGKKVPGVAADIGKVESVSGNIIKNDILDNPRVGVGEKGSGSGNKVDQLPNKVVTDIDGKEISIYPDKIKPTATQEFPSVPKSHGFSDIVDNYADSAVKTSLNNGATLYQLEGSLNGVPGRFEWILDPKLGGVSHRMFVSGGTVNGVPSKP; this comes from the coding sequence TTGTTGTTGCGGGATACGGCGAAGCAGGTGCAGGATATCACTACGCTGAGCCGTGACGTTGAACACGCGAACAACGCGCTCAGTCCGATCTTTAACAAAGAGAAAGAGCAGAAACGCCTGAAACAGGCGCAGCTGATTGGTGAAATCGGCGCGCAGGTGATGGATATCGTGCGCACGGAAGGAGAGCTGAAAGCGCAGAAAGCCGCAGAAGCCAAGGGTGACTCCAAAGTCAAACGTCCGGAGGACGGTGATTCGGTCGCGATGTGGGAGGACTATAAAAAGACGCTGACAGAATCGCCGACCTACAAAGCCGAGATGCAGAAATACGGCACGGGCAGTGACTTCCAGCGAGCGGCACAGGCAGCGACGGCGGCGATTCAGGCACTGGCGGGCGGGGACATCCAGAAAGCGATTGCCAGTGGTGCATCACCGTATCTGGCACAGTTGGTGAAAGATGTCACGATACCGAAGGATGAAAGCAAAATCACGGCGTCGGATATCGCAGCCAATGCGATGGCGCACGCGGTGGTGGGGGCTGTGGTCGCCCAGCTGTCAGGTCAGGATGCGGCTGCGGGGGCGATGGGTGCCTCCAGCGGTGAACTGATCGCCCGTGCGATCATGGCTAAAGTATATCCTGGCAAGACGACGAACGACCTGACGGAAGAAGAAAAACAGTCGGTCAGCGCACTTTCCACGCTGGCCTCTGGGCTGGCAAGCAACAGCACGGCGTCTGCCGCCAGCGGCGCGCAGTCTGGGCGTAATGCGGTGGAGAATAATGCGCTGAGTGGAGATAAAGCCCGTCAGTCAGTAAAAGAGAGTGCGGAATGGTGGAAAAATCAGGTACGTGACAAGCTGGGTGAAGGGACAGCCTCTTCAGTTGCGAATGGTATTATTAATGCCATTGCAGATAGCGGAGATGCAACGTTAGGTTCAGCGGATTACGTTGCTGATGCAGCAATGGCGCTGGCCTCTTGCGCAGCGGGTGACGGTTATTGTAGTACGGCGTTGAATGATCTATCAGGGAAGAATCAGGCGGTAGCAGACTCAGTGAAAGCCCTGATGAAGAGCGAAACCTGGTCAGCGGTGGCCGATACGATCAAGCAAGCATCAGAGGGAAATCAGGCTGCGTTGGAAGCGACGGGTGGAATGCTTGCCGGAATTATGTTGCCGGGTAAGAAAGTGCCGGGTGTTGCCGCTGATATAGGAAAAGTCGAATCAGTTAGCGGAAATATTATTAAAAATGATATTTTAGATAACCCAAGAGTGGGAGTTGGCGAAAAAGGTAGCGGTAGTGGAAATAAAGTAGACCAACTGCCTAATAAAGTTGTTACGGATATTGATGGAAAAGAGATCTCTATTTATCCAGATAAAATTAAACCAACGGCTACTCAGGAATTTCCTTCTGTTCCTAAGTCACATGGTTTTAGTGATATTGTAGATAATTATGCGGACTCAGCCGTTAAAACGTCGTTGAATAACGGTGCAACTCTCTATCAGTTAGAAGGTAGCTTAAATGGTGTGCCAGGACGATTTGAGTGGATCCTAGATCCCAAATTAGGTGGAGTTAGTCACCGAATGTTTGTTTCCGGTGGCACAGTTAATGGAGTACCGTCAAAACCATGA
- a CDS encoding type I toxin-antitoxin system SymE family toxin has translation MSCTCFAVSRNNKVPSQYFGSGYVSRRHADRNDMTRYYSRSPSLHLTDHWLEAAGFGTDTRVTITVEHSRLVIETELRF, from the coding sequence ATATCCTGCACCTGCTTCGCCGTATCCCGCAACAACAAGGTGCCATCGCAGTACTTTGGGTCTGGCTATGTCAGCCGCCGTCACGCCGACCGCAATGATATGACGCGCTATTACAGCCGCAGCCCCAGCCTGCACCTTACTGACCACTGGCTGGAAGCCGCGGGATTTGGGACCGATACGCGGGTCACTATCACTGTTGAACACAGCAGACTGGTCATTGAGACTGAACTAAGGTTTTGA